In a single window of the Neodiprion virginianus isolate iyNeoVirg1 chromosome 1, iyNeoVirg1.1, whole genome shotgun sequence genome:
- the LOC124308117 gene encoding pyrroline-5-carboxylate reductase 1, mitochondrial isoform X2, producing MESTVECISATLKKDIGFIGGGNIARAIGHGIINNGLVEASKLHVSEPVKLLQENWREMGVNISANNAEVVQKTDTIFLLVKPGSLKEAMESLKQNLGSLNIGEKLFVSVLAGVSLAKLEEVILPIIPKAKIIRTMPNMALMVGAGATVFACGHGATKQDADLVTTIMSSIGICEQVPEDLINPITGLSGAGPAYVYVMIEALADGAVRMGVPRDLAIKFAGQSFYGASKMLLQTKKHPGQLKDEVCSPGGITICGVHAIENGGVRAALMNAVVAAVQRSSELDKK from the exons CTTCATTGGAGGCGGTAACATTGCGAGAGCTATTGGCCATGGCATCATTAACAATG GCTTAGTGGAAGCTTCGAAACTTCATGTATCAGAGCCAGTTAAATTGTTGCAAGAAAATTGGCGTGAAATGGGTGTAAATATATCCGCCAATAATGCTGAGGTAGTGCAAAAAACAGATACCATATTTCTCCTTGTGAAACCTGGATCTTTGAAAGAGGCAATGGAATCTCTTAAACAAAATTTGGGTTCTTTAaatattggtgaaaaattatttgtttcggTGTTAGCTGGAGTATCGTTGGCAAAACTTGAGGAG gtaaTCTTACCGATTATACCAAAGGCAAAAATAATCAGAACTATGCCAAATATGGCATTAATGGTTGGAGCCGGTGCTACTg TGTTCGCCTGTGGTCATGGAGCAACAAAGCAAGATGCAGATCTTGTCACAACAATAATGTCAAGTATTGGAATCTGTGAGCAAGTACCGGAAGACCTAATAAATCCTATAACAGGACTCTCTGGTGCTGGCCCAGCTTAC GTATATGTAATGATTGAGGCGTTAGCTGACGGAGCTGTTAGAATGGGAGTCCCAAGAGATTTGGCCATAAAATTTGCTGGGCAAAGTTTTTATGGTGCTTCTAAAATGCTACTGCAAACTAAAAAACATCCTGGACAACTCAAGGATGAAGTCTGTTCACCAGGTGGTATAACAATTTGTGGAGTACATGCTATTGAAAACGGCGGTGTTAG AGCAGCACTGATGAATGCTGTTGTAGCAGCTGTACAACGATCATCGGAATTAGACAAAAAATAG
- the LOC124308110 gene encoding pre-mRNA-splicing factor 18, with protein sequence MDILKAEIMKKRKQLEDSNILHNNKKYFRRGELAAKEQEEYLEKYGHKKDTVKSDVSDHSADSVANNGQEHLALSRPEVIRRLRERGEPVLLFGESELEAFRRLRKREILEPEVNKGFRNDFQEAMEQVDQAYLDEIFESSKPQDGEGKGDVHVPDEGVTYDDIQKMSANLNCGDREYDMNVITQFLQFLVKMWGNQLNSRAAMEKNSTRGKMASATYAQTREYLKPLLRKLKNKSLPEDITDSLTEIVKHLLERNYILASDAYLQMAIGNSPWPIGVTMVGIHARTGREKIFSKNVAHVMNDETQRKYIQALKRLMTKCQEYYPTDPSRCVEYAKTN encoded by the exons ATGGATATTTTGAAGgcagaaataatgaaaaaaaggaaacagcTGGAGGACAGTAATATTTTG CATAACAATAAGAAATACTTTCGCCGTGGAGAACTAGCAGCAAAGGAACAAGAAGAATACTTGGAAAAGTATGGACACAAAAAGGACACGGTCAAATCCGACGTCAGCGATCACTCAGCGGATTCTGTAGCGAACAATGGTCAGGAGCATTTAGCCTTGTCAAGGCCCGAAGTCATACGACGATTACGTGAACGGGGAGAACcggtattattatttggtGAATCGGAGCTAGAAGCATTCAGAAGACTAAGAAAACGGGAAATACTTGAACCAGAAGTAAACAAG GGATTCCGTAATGATTTCCAAGAAGCTATGGAACAGGTTGACCAGGCATACCTTGATGAAATATTCGAATCGTCGAAACCGCAAGACGGAGAAGGTAAAGGCGATGTACACGTACCTGATGAAGGTGTGACCTATGACGATATACAGAAGATGTCTGCCAACCTGAATTGTGGGGACAGGGAATACGACATGAATGTTATCACTCAGTTTTTACAATTCCTTGTAAAAATGTGGGGCAATCAGTTGAACAGTAGAGCTGCTATGGAAAAGAATAGCACTAGAGGAAAAATGGCTAGTGCTACATATGCTCAAACCCGAGAATACCTCAAACCCCTACTcagaaagttgaaaaacaagTCTCTACCTGAAGATATTACTGACAGTTTAACTGAAATAGTTAAACACCTTCTTGAGCGCAATTACATACTG GCAAGCGATGCATATCTTCAAATGGCTATCGGAAACTCTCCTTGGCCAATTGGTGTGACCATGGTTGGTATTCATGCTCGTACCggtcgtgaaaaaattttctccaaaaatGTTGCTCATGTGATGAACGACGAGACGCAGCGTAAGTATATACAGGCACTCAAGAGATTAATGACTAAATGCCAGGAATATTATCCTACGGATCCATCTCGATGCGTAGAATATGCAAAAACAAACTGA
- the LOC124308157 gene encoding zinc finger MIZ domain-containing protein 2-like isoform X1: MFDQLSWKESIEKLLLEGIVSKEKSMARITKILSTNTPNNRIQSEINQDTLELEVMEVELPLKCPLSLTRITIPARGCNCEHIQCFDLQYYVMLNYKVKSWKCPICNKNVGLKDLSVDEYIFEILEITTSMSDVERVVIDLTARWKIKISKPNVIDLTSEGDKDCQIIHSIVNLSLE; encoded by the exons A TGTTTGATCAGTTAAGTTGGAAGGAAAGTATAGAAAAACTTTTGCTCGAAGGGATagtatcgaaagaaaaaagcatGGCCAGAATAACGAAAATATTGAGCACCAACACTCCTAATAACAGAATCCAATCTGAGATTAATCAAGATACGTTGGAGCTGGAAGTAATGGAGGTGGAG CTACCACTAAAATGCCCTCTCAGTTTGACTCGGATCACGATACCTGCACGGGGCTGTAATTGTGAACATATACAATGCTTCGATTTGCAATATTATGTAATGCTGAACTACAAAGTTAAGTCATGGAAGTGTCCTATATGCAA TAAAAATGTTGGACTTAAAGACTTGAGCGTGGACGAGtacatatttgaaattttggaGATTACTACGAGCATGTCGGATGTTGAAAGGGTAGTAATAGATTTAACAGCTCGCTGGAAAATAAAGATTTCAAAACCGAATGTTATAGATTTAACATCTGAGGGAGACAAGGACTGCCAAATTATACACTCAATAGTCAATTTAAGTTTAGAATGA
- the LOC124308157 gene encoding zinc finger MIZ domain-containing protein 2-like isoform X2, with amino-acid sequence MARITKILSTNTPNNRIQSEINQDTLELEVMEVELPLKCPLSLTRITIPARGCNCEHIQCFDLQYYVMLNYKVKSWKCPICNKNVGLKDLSVDEYIFEILEITTSMSDVERVVIDLTARWKIKISKPNVIDLTSEGDKDCQIIHSIVNLSLE; translated from the exons atGGCCAGAATAACGAAAATATTGAGCACCAACACTCCTAATAACAGAATCCAATCTGAGATTAATCAAGATACGTTGGAGCTGGAAGTAATGGAGGTGGAG CTACCACTAAAATGCCCTCTCAGTTTGACTCGGATCACGATACCTGCACGGGGCTGTAATTGTGAACATATACAATGCTTCGATTTGCAATATTATGTAATGCTGAACTACAAAGTTAAGTCATGGAAGTGTCCTATATGCAA TAAAAATGTTGGACTTAAAGACTTGAGCGTGGACGAGtacatatttgaaattttggaGATTACTACGAGCATGTCGGATGTTGAAAGGGTAGTAATAGATTTAACAGCTCGCTGGAAAATAAAGATTTCAAAACCGAATGTTATAGATTTAACATCTGAGGGAGACAAGGACTGCCAAATTATACACTCAATAGTCAATTTAAGTTTAGAATGA
- the LOC124308117 gene encoding pyrroline-5-carboxylate reductase isoform X1, with translation MESTVECISVLFCVATLKKDIGFIGGGNIARAIGHGIINNGLVEASKLHVSEPVKLLQENWREMGVNISANNAEVVQKTDTIFLLVKPGSLKEAMESLKQNLGSLNIGEKLFVSVLAGVSLAKLEEVILPIIPKAKIIRTMPNMALMVGAGATVFACGHGATKQDADLVTTIMSSIGICEQVPEDLINPITGLSGAGPAYVYVMIEALADGAVRMGVPRDLAIKFAGQSFYGASKMLLQTKKHPGQLKDEVCSPGGITICGVHAIENGGVRAALMNAVVAAVQRSSELDKK, from the exons CTTCATTGGAGGCGGTAACATTGCGAGAGCTATTGGCCATGGCATCATTAACAATG GCTTAGTGGAAGCTTCGAAACTTCATGTATCAGAGCCAGTTAAATTGTTGCAAGAAAATTGGCGTGAAATGGGTGTAAATATATCCGCCAATAATGCTGAGGTAGTGCAAAAAACAGATACCATATTTCTCCTTGTGAAACCTGGATCTTTGAAAGAGGCAATGGAATCTCTTAAACAAAATTTGGGTTCTTTAaatattggtgaaaaattatttgtttcggTGTTAGCTGGAGTATCGTTGGCAAAACTTGAGGAG gtaaTCTTACCGATTATACCAAAGGCAAAAATAATCAGAACTATGCCAAATATGGCATTAATGGTTGGAGCCGGTGCTACTg TGTTCGCCTGTGGTCATGGAGCAACAAAGCAAGATGCAGATCTTGTCACAACAATAATGTCAAGTATTGGAATCTGTGAGCAAGTACCGGAAGACCTAATAAATCCTATAACAGGACTCTCTGGTGCTGGCCCAGCTTAC GTATATGTAATGATTGAGGCGTTAGCTGACGGAGCTGTTAGAATGGGAGTCCCAAGAGATTTGGCCATAAAATTTGCTGGGCAAAGTTTTTATGGTGCTTCTAAAATGCTACTGCAAACTAAAAAACATCCTGGACAACTCAAGGATGAAGTCTGTTCACCAGGTGGTATAACAATTTGTGGAGTACATGCTATTGAAAACGGCGGTGTTAG AGCAGCACTGATGAATGCTGTTGTAGCAGCTGTACAACGATCATCGGAATTAGACAAAAAATAG